TGGCCGTACACGCACGAGCTGTTCGCCGCCGATCCCGCGGCACCGGTCGACCCGGCCACCCTGCGGGAGGCGTTCGACGACACCGTCGGCCCGGTGCTGGCCGAGGCGACGCTCACCCGGCCCGAGAGCCGCTGGGCGCCGGCCGGCGGGCGGACGGGCGTGCACACCGAGCATCTGGCGTACCTGCTCGCCGAGATGCAGGTGCTGCACCGCGCGCACCCCGGAGCGACGTGGTGAGTACGCGGCAGAGCCCCGCAGTGGTGGACGGCGCCCGTGGGTCGACCGACCCGAGGACGGCTGCGGCGAGCGTGGTGGATCCGGAGATCCGGGTGATCACCATCGACGAGCTGGGCATCCTGCGCGCGGTCGAGGAAGATCCGGTCAGCGGCCGGGTCACCGTCACCATCACCCCGACGTACACCGGCTGCCCGGCGATGGACGTGATCCGGGCCGACATCCGCCGCGCGCTGGCCGTCGCCGGCCATCCGGACGTCGAGGTCCGCACGGTCTACAGCCCACCGTGGAGCACCGACTGGATCTCCGACGATGGGCGGGCCAAGCTCGCCGCCGCCGGGATCGCCCCGCCGGCCCCGGTGCCCGCCGCCGGTGTGGTGCCGCTGACCCTCGCGGTCCGCTGTCCGCACTGCGGCTCGCCGGAGACCGAGCAGGTCAGCCGGTTCGGCTCCACGGCGTGCAAGGCGCTGTGGCGCTGCCGCTCCTGCGCCGAACCCTTCGACCACCTGAAGGCGCTGTGACAGTCACCATCACCCGACCGGTCCGCCGCCGGCCGGTCTTCCACCCGCTGCAGGTCGGCGCCGTCGACCGGCTCACCGACGACTCCGTGGCGGTCACCTTCGCCGTACCCGAGGAATTGCGAGAGGCCTTCGCGTTCCGCGCGGGCCAGCACCTCACCGTGCGACGGGTGACCGAGGACGGCACGGACGTACGCCGGTCGTACTCCATCTGCTCGACCCCCGACGACCTGGCCCGGCGCGGCCGACTGCGGATCGGGGTACGGGAGATTCCCGGCGGCGCCTTCTCGGCCTTCGCCTGCGGCGCGCTGCGCGGCGGCGACACGGTCGAGGTGCTGCCGCCGCTGGGCACCTTCACGACGGCCTTCGCGCCGGACCGGGTGCGGCACTACGGCGCGGTCGTCGCCGGCTCCGGCATCACCCCGGTGCTCGGGCTGGTCGCGACCGCCCTGGCCGTCGAGCCGGCCAGCACCTTCACCCTGGTGTACGGCAACCGCACGGCGAACACGGTGATGTTCGCCGAGGAGTTGGCCGACCTGAAGGACCGCTATCCCACCCGGTTGCACCTGGTGCACGTGCTCTCCCGCGAGCAGGGCGAGTCACCGCTGCTCTCCGGGCGGATCGACACCGAGCGGCTGAGCCGGTTGCTGAGCACGATCGTCCCGGGGGACGCCATCGAGGAGTGGTTCCTCTGCGGCCCGTACGACATGGTGGTCGACGTCCGGGACGTGCTGACCGCGCGCGGGCTGCCCGAGTCGGCGGTACACACCGAACTGTTCCACGTCGACGCGCCGCCGGAGCCGCTGCGCCGTCCGGTGGACCCGACGGTTGCCGGGGCCGAGGTCACCATCGTGCTGGACGGCCGGTCGTCGAGCTTCACAATGGGCCGCGAGGAGCGGGTGCTGGACGCCGCACTGAAGGTGCGCGGTGAGCTGCCGTACGCCTGCAAGGGTGGCGTCTGCTCGACCTGCAAGGCGAAGGTCGTCGACGGTGCGGTCACGATGGCCCGCAACTACGCCCTGGAGCCCGACGAGCTGGCGGCGGGCTACGTCCTGACCTGCCAGTCCAGCCCGACCACCGACAAGCTCACGGTGGACTACGACGCGTGAAGGCGTCGGATGGCCGGCAGTTCGTCGGGTTCTGCGCGGAGGGCTAGCGAGAATTGACCGGCGGCGGCTGTGGGACGTACCGCACGCCGCCGGGGCCAGACGGTCGAGCCGGGTGGGGCGACGTAGGCTCGGGGTGTGACGGTGAGCCGGGAGATCGACGACATCCTGCAGCGCGGCGCGGACGGTGGGCGGATCACGCCCGAGGAGGCCCTGCTGCTCTACACCGAGGCGCCCTTCCACGCGCTGGGCGAGGCGGCGGACGCGGTGCGCCGGCG
The nucleotide sequence above comes from Micromonospora sp. NBC_00389. Encoded proteins:
- the paaD gene encoding 1,2-phenylacetyl-CoA epoxidase subunit PaaD, whose amino-acid sequence is MDGARGSTDPRTAAASVVDPEIRVITIDELGILRAVEEDPVSGRVTVTITPTYTGCPAMDVIRADIRRALAVAGHPDVEVRTVYSPPWSTDWISDDGRAKLAAAGIAPPAPVPAAGVVPLTLAVRCPHCGSPETEQVSRFGSTACKALWRCRSCAEPFDHLKAL
- the paaE gene encoding 1,2-phenylacetyl-CoA epoxidase subunit PaaE, which codes for MTVTITRPVRRRPVFHPLQVGAVDRLTDDSVAVTFAVPEELREAFAFRAGQHLTVRRVTEDGTDVRRSYSICSTPDDLARRGRLRIGVREIPGGAFSAFACGALRGGDTVEVLPPLGTFTTAFAPDRVRHYGAVVAGSGITPVLGLVATALAVEPASTFTLVYGNRTANTVMFAEELADLKDRYPTRLHLVHVLSREQGESPLLSGRIDTERLSRLLSTIVPGDAIEEWFLCGPYDMVVDVRDVLTARGLPESAVHTELFHVDAPPEPLRRPVDPTVAGAEVTIVLDGRSSSFTMGREERVLDAALKVRGELPYACKGGVCSTCKAKVVDGAVTMARNYALEPDELAAGYVLTCQSSPTTDKLTVDYDA